The following proteins are co-located in the Apium graveolens cultivar Ventura chromosome 5, ASM990537v1, whole genome shotgun sequence genome:
- the LOC141660528 gene encoding secreted RxLR effector protein 161-like, with protein MVGGPRYLVHTRPDIAYSVGVVSRYMEKPTKKHLDAVKRILRYIKGTIQYGLVYSKDSGNNILTGFSDSDLGGQVDDRKSTGGMIFYLNESAITWVSQKQKYVALSSCEAEFMAATAATCQGIWLRNILSRITSEAVGPVVLYINNRSAIDLAKNPMFYGRSKHIDIRFHFIRECVE; from the coding sequence ATGGTGGGAGGGCCTCGGTATCTGGTTCATACTCGACCAGATATAGCCTATTCCGTGGGAGTAGTGAGTCGTTACATGGAAAAACCCACGAAGAAACACTTAGATGCTGTGAAGAGGATTCTTAGGTACATAAAGGGGACTATACAGTACGGTTTGGTGTATTCAAAGGACAGTGGCAACAACATTTTAACTGGCTTCTCAGACAGCGACTTGGGTGGTCAAGTGGACGATAGGAAAAGTACAGGAGGCATGATCTTTTACTTGAATGAGAGTGCTATCACTTGGGTGTCACAAAAACAGAAGTATGTTGCACTTTCTTCATGTGAGGCCGAGTTCATGGCTGCCACGGCAGCTACTTGCCAAGGTATATGGCTCAGAAACATTCTTAGTCGAATAACATCTGAAGCAGTTGGTCCAGTGGTCTTATACATTAACAATCGAAGTGCTATAGACTTGGCAAAGAATCCCATGTTTTATGGGAGAAGCAAACATATCGATATACGCTTCCACTTTATAAGGGAATGTGTAGAATGA